A portion of the Francisella uliginis genome contains these proteins:
- a CDS encoding DUF1365 domain-containing protein has translation MVKDFVLSSRIYHKRHHPKQNSFKYRSYYIVLDMLDLSNNKPKIFGLNKLNFYSFYDKDHGYRDGSNCLSWATDLLEQNDLKYDNIKLMTMPRVLGYLFNPVSFWLCYNQNKLIAVIAEVNNTFKETHSYICHKSGQEITDKCWFEAEKDFHVSPFYPRKGSYKFNFSLNLENNAKNQIIINYYDNNQLQLGTAITANAKPLTSINLIKEFFRSPLLTLKVIYLIHWQALKIVLKRIKYIPNPEQKDNRVSVAEFIENKEKSTYNTS, from the coding sequence ATGGTAAAAGATTTTGTTTTAAGCTCGAGAATCTATCATAAAAGACATCACCCAAAACAAAACTCTTTTAAATATAGGTCTTATTATATAGTTTTAGATATGCTTGATCTAAGCAATAACAAACCAAAAATCTTTGGCTTAAATAAACTAAATTTTTATAGTTTTTATGATAAAGATCATGGTTATCGAGATGGTTCAAACTGTCTAAGTTGGGCTACTGATTTACTTGAGCAAAATGATCTAAAATATGACAATATTAAACTTATGACTATGCCAAGAGTTCTTGGCTATCTTTTTAACCCTGTAAGCTTTTGGCTTTGTTACAATCAAAATAAACTTATAGCTGTAATTGCTGAAGTAAATAATACCTTTAAAGAAACTCATAGCTATATTTGTCATAAATCTGGTCAAGAGATTACAGATAAATGTTGGTTTGAAGCAGAAAAAGATTTTCATGTATCGCCCTTTTACCCTCGTAAAGGTTCTTATAAGTTTAACTTCTCATTAAATCTAGAAAATAATGCTAAAAACCAAATCATTATTAACTACTATGATAATAACCAATTACAACTTGGTACAGCCATAACAGCCAATGCAAAACCGTTAACTAGTATAAATCTAATCAAAGAATTTTTTAGATCGCCATTACTAACCTTAAAAGTAATATATCTAATCCATTGGCAAGCTTTAAAAATTGTATTAAAACGCATTAAATATATTCCAAATCCAGAGCAGAAAGATAATAGAGTTAGTGTGGCGGAATTCATCGAAAATAAAGAAAAATCTACTTATAATACTTCTTAA
- a CDS encoding NAD(P)/FAD-dependent oxidoreductase, translating into MEKIAVIGSGISGLALSYLLKDKYEVTLYEKNNYFGGHARTLEVQNVPIDTGFIVFNYHTYYHLSRLFKHLDVPVAESNMSFGVSIKNGAFEYGSSSFKSLFAQKSNLLRPSYYKMIRDILKFNKISNEHLEKGTLNENITLAEYLDEIKVGRYFKEYYLLAMGACIWSTPLEKMYEFPALSFIRFFSNHGLLTTTKPVQWYTVKGGSKTYVDKIVKELETANVKFAPMARVVSRSDKISITDNQNNINEFDKVVFACHSNEVLELLDDPNQNEKELISAIKYQPNTVILHTDDAIMPKRKTAWSSWNYLSAETKDKRNVVSLSYWMNNLQPLDTNTDYFVTVNPDQKPDQKKIINEHVFEHPVFDKKAIQAQQQIDKIQGINNTYFCGAYLRYGFHEDGILSAVNVASKLGIETPW; encoded by the coding sequence ATGGAAAAAATAGCTGTAATAGGAAGTGGAATATCAGGACTAGCCCTAAGTTATCTACTAAAAGATAAATATGAAGTTACACTATATGAAAAAAATAACTATTTTGGTGGCCATGCTCGTACTCTAGAGGTTCAAAATGTACCAATAGATACAGGCTTTATAGTTTTTAATTACCATACATACTATCACCTATCTAGACTTTTTAAGCATCTAGATGTTCCAGTTGCAGAAAGCAATATGTCATTTGGAGTATCTATTAAAAATGGTGCTTTTGAATATGGATCTAGTAGCTTTAAAAGCTTATTTGCTCAGAAATCAAACTTACTAAGACCAAGCTATTATAAAATGATAAGAGATATTCTTAAGTTTAATAAAATATCAAATGAACATTTAGAAAAAGGTACTCTAAATGAAAATATTACCCTAGCAGAGTACTTAGATGAAATTAAAGTAGGTAGATATTTCAAAGAGTATTATCTATTAGCTATGGGTGCATGTATTTGGAGTACTCCTCTTGAAAAGATGTACGAATTTCCTGCTCTTAGCTTTATTAGATTTTTTAGTAATCATGGCTTACTTACAACTACCAAGCCAGTTCAGTGGTATACTGTAAAAGGTGGTAGTAAAACTTATGTTGACAAGATCGTCAAAGAATTAGAAACTGCTAATGTAAAGTTTGCTCCAATGGCAAGAGTAGTATCAAGATCAGATAAAATCTCCATTACAGATAACCAAAATAATATCAATGAGTTTGATAAAGTTGTATTTGCTTGTCACTCGAATGAAGTTCTAGAGCTACTTGATGATCCAAATCAAAATGAAAAAGAGCTAATCTCTGCGATTAAATATCAACCTAATACAGTTATATTACATACAGATGATGCTATTATGCCAAAACGCAAAACTGCTTGGTCAAGTTGGAATTATCTAAGTGCTGAAACCAAAGATAAACGTAATGTTGTATCTCTAAGCTATTGGATGAACAATCTACAACCATTAGACACAAACACAGATTATTTTGTAACAGTAAATCCAGATCAAAAACCAGACCAAAAGAAAATAATCAACGAACATGTTTTTGAGCATCCTGTTTTTGACAAAAAAGCAATACAGGCTCAACAGCAAATTGATAAAATACAAGGTATAAACAATACCTATTTCTGTGGTGCTTATTTGCGATATGGCTTCCATGAAGATGGTATACTTAGTGCAGTAAATGTTGCATCAAAATTAGGAATTGAAACTCCATGGTAA
- a CDS encoding HAMP domain-containing sensor histidine kinase, whose translation MSSKNKLNDTIQRKYIISSSFKMAMLFTILLGLSITSWIYIILSSLGDRIIEHIIPLTIGVTCAVCVVIISYLISVFVVKKINHIASSAASIVNTQDFSQRIESDTNWDDLSNLSNILNILFGNIEDLLIDIKSVSNNIAHDLKTPLTRLKNRLESLAQSNPSEDTLEALAECNQLLEIFNSLLRLNRLEHGRENLAKKHIDIRNVINDAIELYEPMFEQKKILLETNIETRNINIDKDLIFQSITNILDNCYKYSEQDTKVRIVTKIENFKYKIEIIDQGIGINDKNTNKIFDRFFREEKSRTQTGNGLGLSLVRKIIQLHNGNITAQNNIPNGLKITIFLPLH comes from the coding sequence ATGTCATCCAAGAATAAACTAAACGACACTATCCAACGTAAATATATAATTAGCTCAAGCTTTAAAATGGCTATGCTTTTTACAATACTACTTGGATTAAGTATAACTTCTTGGATTTATATAATTCTGTCATCTTTAGGAGATAGAATTATCGAGCATATTATACCATTAACCATAGGAGTAACCTGTGCTGTTTGTGTTGTTATAATTAGCTATCTTATAAGTGTCTTTGTAGTAAAGAAAATAAATCATATTGCAAGCTCTGCTGCCTCAATCGTAAATACCCAAGACTTTAGCCAAAGAATAGAATCTGATACTAACTGGGATGATCTTAGTAACTTATCAAATATATTAAATATCCTTTTTGGCAATATTGAGGATTTACTTATTGATATAAAAAGCGTCTCAAATAATATAGCTCATGATCTAAAAACTCCTTTGACAAGACTTAAAAATAGGTTAGAAAGCCTTGCTCAATCCAATCCTAGTGAAGATACGTTAGAGGCTCTAGCTGAGTGTAATCAATTACTTGAGATATTCAATAGTTTACTAAGATTAAATCGTTTAGAACACGGTCGTGAAAACTTAGCAAAAAAACATATAGATATTAGAAATGTTATAAATGATGCTATAGAACTATACGAACCAATGTTTGAACAAAAAAAGATACTCCTAGAAACTAATATTGAAACTAGAAATATAAATATCGATAAAGATCTGATTTTCCAAAGTATTACAAATATTCTTGATAACTGCTACAAGTACTCTGAGCAAGATACTAAAGTTAGAATAGTAACTAAAATTGAAAACTTTAAATATAAGATTGAGATTATTGATCAAGGTATTGGTATAAATGATAAAAATACTAATAAAATTTTTGATAGATTTTTCCGTGAAGAAAAAAGTCGTACACAAACTGGCAATGGCTTAGGTTTATCATTAGTGAGAAAAATAATTCAGCTCCATAATGGTAACATTACTGCACAAAATAATATTCCTAACGGTCTAAAAATAACTATCTTCCTACCGTTACATTAA
- a CDS encoding two-component system response regulator BfpR translates to MSNKFKVLVADDDKQIGQFIKTNFEKNNIETTLAFDGKEALFLINTNSYDVIIIDWMMPYLDGISLLKILRKQNVETPIIILSALDSTENKIEGLKSGSDDYLTKPFSIDELLIRVNILHNRTKQINQAKTHKLTCGDIELDELAHEVHRNGQPIILQQREYKVLHLLLKHKNEVISKSMILKEVWDYDFDPQTNVVEVHISRLRTKLTEENQSDPIKTVRGFGYVIQE, encoded by the coding sequence ATGAGCAATAAATTTAAAGTTTTAGTTGCAGATGATGACAAGCAAATTGGTCAATTTATCAAGACAAATTTTGAAAAAAACAATATAGAAACTACTCTTGCTTTTGATGGCAAAGAGGCTTTATTTCTAATTAATACAAATAGCTATGATGTAATTATCATAGATTGGATGATGCCGTACCTTGATGGAATTTCACTACTCAAAATACTACGTAAGCAAAATGTTGAGACTCCAATTATTATCCTAAGTGCTCTAGATAGTACTGAAAATAAAATTGAAGGTCTAAAATCTGGAAGTGATGATTATCTAACTAAACCTTTTTCAATTGATGAATTACTTATTAGAGTTAATATTCTTCATAATAGGACAAAGCAAATTAACCAAGCAAAAACACATAAGTTAACTTGTGGAGATATTGAACTAGATGAACTTGCTCATGAAGTACATAGAAATGGACAACCGATAATATTACAGCAAAGAGAATATAAAGTTTTACATCTTTTGCTAAAACATAAAAACGAAGTAATCAGTAAGTCTATGATACTTAAAGAAGTATGGGATTATGATTTTGACCCTCAAACAAATGTTGTAGAAGTACATATTTCTCGCCTACGTACCAAACTCACAGAAGAAAATCAAAGTGATCCTATAAAAACAGTCCGAGGTTTTGGGTATGTCATCCAAGAATAA
- a CDS encoding class I SAM-dependent methyltransferase: MNKSTHAGQKIYTRITLRLYNFVVLFFNNTFVWRCKTAKLLKLYSDNVSLNHLDIGVGSGYYLNKLHTKLKKVTLMDLNLDCLRYVKNLLKNKDVSIYQVDILEDIEEKFFSKFDSISCNYLIHCLPDNGSKEIVFKNIAKMFKSDGVAFGSTIINEYDSKLAIKIANKFNSKGIFDNVNDSYESIEKYISNNFEKYSVKKIGSVCVYVMRQPIK; this comes from the coding sequence ATGAATAAATCTACTCATGCGGGTCAAAAGATCTACACAAGAATAACGCTTAGATTATATAATTTTGTTGTTTTATTTTTTAATAATACTTTTGTTTGGAGGTGTAAAACCGCAAAACTTTTAAAGTTATATAGTGATAATGTCTCTTTAAATCATCTTGATATAGGTGTAGGCTCTGGGTATTACCTAAACAAATTACACACGAAGCTAAAGAAAGTAACATTAATGGATTTGAATTTAGATTGTCTTAGATATGTTAAAAACCTTTTAAAAAATAAAGATGTTTCGATATATCAGGTTGACATCTTAGAGGATATTGAAGAAAAATTTTTCTCTAAATTCGACTCCATTTCTTGCAATTATTTGATTCATTGCTTGCCAGATAATGGTAGCAAAGAAATTGTTTTTAAAAATATTGCAAAAATGTTTAAATCTGATGGAGTAGCTTTTGGCTCAACTATAATTAATGAGTATGACTCAAAATTAGCGATAAAAATTGCTAATAAATTTAATTCAAAGGGAATTTTTGATAATGTGAATGACTCATATGAGTCTATAGAAAAATATATAAGTAATAACTTTGAAAAATATTCTGTCAAGAAAATAGGTTCTGTTTGCGTATATGTAATGAGGCAGCCAATAAAGTAG
- the lpoB gene encoding penicillin-binding protein activator LpoB, which produces MKRKLLITIACAGTLLTLNSCSTKVAYENPDSVDTTSIDFSSTDLQAITKKMADEMLNSRGVKKITAMDTPTLFFSNIRNETNEHINTTMLSNTVQTQIVNSGLFQVTDMTQIKNIREQLGYQANSGMVDQSTATKIGHNIGARYMVYGSIQDINNTSVDKDRKSKFFLATLKMLDLKTNLIVWQGEKQILKSQTRSMFGW; this is translated from the coding sequence ATGAAAAGAAAACTTTTAATAACTATCGCCTGTGCAGGCACATTATTAACTCTTAACTCATGTAGCACCAAAGTAGCATATGAAAATCCAGATAGTGTTGATACAACATCAATAGATTTTAGTTCTACTGACTTACAAGCAATTACTAAGAAAATGGCTGATGAGATGCTTAATTCTCGTGGAGTTAAGAAAATTACAGCTATGGATACACCGACTTTATTTTTCAGTAATATCCGTAATGAAACAAATGAGCATATTAATACAACGATGTTGTCAAACACTGTTCAAACTCAAATTGTCAATTCAGGATTGTTCCAAGTAACAGATATGACTCAAATTAAAAATATCCGCGAGCAATTAGGTTATCAAGCCAATAGTGGTATGGTTGATCAAAGTACAGCTACTAAGATAGGTCATAATATAGGCGCTAGATACATGGTATATGGTAGTATTCAAGATATTAATAATACTAGTGTTGATAAAGATAGAAAATCTAAATTCTTCTTAGCTACTTTGAAGATGCTGGATTTAAAAACAAATTTAATTGTATGGCAAGGTGAAAAACAAATTCTTAAATCTCAGACAAGATCTATGTTTGGTTGGTAG